Sequence from the Cuniculiplasma divulgatum genome:
AAGATTGCAGTTTAACCAGTTAGGATTGAAAGTTAGCCATGCTTCTGTTGTATGTAAGGTAAAGGAAAATTGCAGTTTAACCAGTTAGGATTGAAAGCCCTTTATTCAGGAAACCATCTGGAAAGGGAATTATAATTGCAGTTTAACCAGTTAGGATTGAAAGTTGTCTCTCCAAGCCCTACGTATGGCATTCGCATCAATTGCAGTTTAACCAGTTAGGATTGAAAGATGTCTATGGGGGATTTCTGCGGTTCAAGTTCCGCTATTGCAGTTTAACCAGTTAGGATTGAAAGTTGACTACCTCTCAAGGAAGAAGGAGATGTTCTGGAATTGCAGTTTAACCAGTTAGGATTGAAAGCCCTTTATTCAGGAAACCATCTGGAAAGGGAATTATAATTGCAGTTTAACCAGTTAGGATTGAAAGTTGTCTCTCCAAGCCCTACGTATGGCATTCGCATCAATTGCAGTTTAACCAGTTAGGATTGAAAGATGTCTATGGGGGATTTCTGCGGTTCAAGTTCCGCTATTGCAGTTTAACCAGTTAGGATTGAAAGTTGACTACCTCTCAAGGAAGAAGGAGATGTTCTGGAATTGCAGTTTAACCAGTTAGGATTGAAAGCGGCCATTCTGAGCACTAAGTCCCTGATAATAACCGATTGCAGTTTAACCAGTTAGGATTGAAAGTTCTCAGTTACTATGTCTCCAGAGAGAAAATCAGAGATTGCAGTTTAACCAGTTAGGATTGAAAGTTCGCAGGTGTTGGTACATAGGAAATTAGTACAAATATTGCAGTTTAACCAGTTAGGATTGAAAGGTGGAATTTCCCTTCAGGTCGAATGGATCCTCCTCGATTGCAGTTTAACCAGTTAGGATTGAAAGTGGGCACATAGACAAGGATTGAAACCATTGTGTATAATTGCAGTTTAACCAGTTAGGATTGAAAGTGGTCAGGAAAACCCGTTGTGTCAGTGCCATTTCCCATTGCAGTTTAACCAGTTAGGATTGAAAGTGGTCAGGAAAACCCGTTGTGTCAGTGCCATTTCCCATTGCAGTTTAACCAGTTAGGATTGAAAGAAGGTATCAGGTTCAATAATTACGGAATCAACAAGAATTGCAGTTTAACCAGTTAGGATTGAAAGGAGGTTACTGCCCTTTGAACCAGTTTCCTGTCTCCCATTGCAGTTTAACCAGTTAGGATTGAAAGATCACCTTCTCCATCCTTGCATTGCCGTCATATTTGATTGCAGTTTAACCAGTTAGGATTGAAAGAAGACCGTGTCCGTATACTTGAAAAAACGCTATGGGATTGCAGTTTAACCAGTTAGGATTGAAAGTAAATAGCAACCTTTGCATGCCCATCGAAATATGCAATTGCAGTTTAACCAGTTAGGATTGAAAGGCGAATAGAGGCTATCTTGTACGGCATCGTGTTCATATTGCAGTTTAACCAGTTAGGATTGAAAGAAGACCGTGTCCGTATACTTGAAAAAACGCTATGGGATTGCAGTTTAACCAGTTAGGATTGAAAGTAAATAGCAACCTTTGCATGCCCATCGAAATATGCAATTGCAGTTTAACCAGTTAGGATTGAAAGATAACTCTTGCCAGTGAAACTGAGGACGGAGAAAGAATTGCAGTTTAACCAGTTAGGATTGAAAGCCTGATGACCGCCGATCACTATTGTCACCGCAGAGAATTGCAGTTTAACCAGTTAGGATTGAAAGCTGCCAGCTGCTTTAGCATCACTTCCCAGTGTACTGATTGCAGTTTAACCAGTTAGGATTGAAAGTTGGAATGGCGGTTCCTTTCTGTCCTAACTGTTTCCAATTGCAGTTTAACCAGTTAGGATTGAAAGCAAGGTCCCTGTACACCTTCTCCACACTGTTCATCAATTGCAGTTTAACCAGTTAGGATTGAAAGTTGAATATGTCAGGTGATAGAGTGAGAGCTAAAAATAATTGCAGTTTAACCAGTTAGGATTGAAAGCTAGTTGAGCACGACAAACAGGAGCAGATAGAAAAATTGCAGTTTAACCAGTTAGGATTGAAAGGCAAAACCAATCTTTCCGCGGTGCAGGTCGTCTTCAAATTGCAGTTTAACCAGTTAGGATTGAAAGACCAGATGGAGCAGGTGCAGTTATCGCCATACCAGCATTGCAGTTTAACCAGTTAGGATTGAAAGATAGGAAACGCATCCGCAATATCGGACATATTTAACATTGCAGTTTAACCAGTTAGGATTGAAAGACCCTGTATCTGGTAGAAAGGGATATTTCCAGAGCAATTGCAGTTTAACCAGTTAGGATTGAAAGGCGGGATTGTCAGTATCCATGAACTGCTGCAAAGCGAATTGCAGTTTAACCAGTTAGGATTGAAAGTCGGTCTTGAGGCCTGCGAACAGTATGACTACCAGGATTGCAGTTTAACCAGTTAGGATTGAAAGGATTTTTATCAGGCAGAGAAATCTGTATCAGGCGGAATTGCAGTTTAACCAGTTAGGATTGAAAGAGGTAGAGGTCCCACGGTGAAAAGCCGGTCAAGATTTGTGCAAAATCGTCGGTTTGAAATTGACCCCCTTTATATACAGCTTTCATAGCCTTCTCACTCCTTCCTCGCTTTTGGCAGCGAGTTCTTCTTCCGGTCCTTCAGCCTGTATGATTCACCCTTGATGTTTATGACAGTGCAGTGATGCAGTATCCTGTCAAGGACTGCAGAAGCCATCACTGAATCCCCAAGTATCTCGCCCCATTCGCTGAATGACTTGTTGCTTGTGTAGATCGTGGATCTCTTCTCATACCTTGATGAAACGAACTGGAAGAACAGGTTGGATTCCTCCCTTGTCAGTGGCAGGTAACCGATCTCGTCCACTATCATGAGCCTGAACCTTGAATATGTCTTTATTCGGTTTCCAAACAAACTAAAAAAAGCATCAATGACAGAAAGATGCATAAGAATGGTACAGTAATAATAGCGGAAGCAGTAGATTATTGAACTCTTGATGGTGTGCCGTGAGCCGGGATTGAACCAGCGACCTCCAGATCTTCAGTCTGGCGCTCTCCCTACTGAGCTATCACGGCTTGACAGCTTATGGTCTCAGTTTATATAATATTTCACATTGGGAACGGAAGCACATTCTACCTGACCCTGAACGGATCTGTTTGGTTTAGTGGGGGTAAATGAGTTTCATTTTCCTTCTCAGTAGAGGCTGTATTTAAGCCTAAAACTCTTAATTCTCACTGGATTGGTCTAATCATTAGTCATTCTGGCCCCAGAAAAGGTGTATATTGCCTTATTTGGATAGAATTATATTCCTTTGCTTACCCCCGGAATGTTAAAGAGATCCCCCTGAACTAAATACTTGATCTTATTGAACCAGGTCTTTCTTGGGACGTAAATCGTTTTGACGCTCCTTCCTTGATACATATCGCGGAAGAAGTTAATATAGCGTCCTGTGCAAGGCTCATAAGCCGGTTGAAATGACGTGAAGTTCTTTCGCCTGCTATCAGGCAATGCTATCGTTTTGAAACCAGATTCTGGAGGACTTACTTTTCATTCTCCGAGTGATGGTAAATTTCGTGTTCAAAGGCAAGAAGTATAAATAACATAGTATAGATTATAGCTAGAGATTTACTTGTCAGAGGAAACTTTCGGTGATATGTTCCGGAACATCAGGATTGATGACGCCATCAGGATGGGCACTTCATTTCTAATATCTGGATTTACATCATTCATCTGGATATCACTTCCGTTCTTCCTCCGCGAGAATCATATACCTCTCTTTTACCTGGGGCTGATCTATTCTATCGCAGTTCTTTCTGCGGTTCTCATAAGGCTCCCTCTGCGCTTCTACAGCGATAGAGCCAGGAGCGATCTCCTTCCCACAATCGGGCTTCTCCTTACGGGGATATCCATGAGCCTTCTGTTCACAGTCAAGACCATTGGAGGAATCATACTTGCATTCGTGGTTCTCTCATTAGCAGTGGCAGCATACAGGTCTTCCAAGAATGCCAGCAGAGCGAAAGGTCTCAGAAACATGGAACCCATGAGGAACATGTACAGCCAGGATATAATTCCAAACACTGGAATATTCATTGTGCTGATTTTCGCAGCCTTATTCGTTGGCGGCAGTGTTGGAGAACTGTACGGCATTATGTCCGTAGTAGCGCTTCTTGCTGGATTTCTGGCCCTGATGTATCGCATCACCAGCGGCACACGATCAAGCATTTCGCCATCACCCAGGCCAATTCGCCAGATGATTCGGACATCATTTGAGCCCATCAAATCCCTTGATATGATCACCAACAGAAAGATCATGATCCCATACATAGCCATACAATCCCTGCTTTATCTCTCCATATGCATAGTGGCTGTATTCCTTCCGGCCATGGGCCTTCATGACGGCGTAAACAGACAGGAGGTATTTCTGATATTTGCAGCATTCTCCGTCATAGCCTTCCTGCTGGACAGGAGTGCTGCACTTATCCCCATGAAGTTCGTGAGGGACACATTCTACATGTTCAGGCCCATATTCCTCATAATTCCACTGCTGCTGCTCTCTCTCATATCTTCAAGCGTCATTTTCATAATTGGATACTTCACGCTTCTTCTGTGGGTATTCTCTGATTCCATGTCATCAGATGTCGTATCCTCCATGATGCCGGAAGGCGACAGGATACGTGCACCCATAATAATGGGATTTCTCTCCATACCAATAAGCATAATCGGCCCCGCACTTGGCTCACTATTCTGGCTTGCATCACCCAGGCTGCTTTATGGCGTCGCTATCCTCCCGGCAGCAATTTCGCTGCTGCTTGCCATGATGGCATTCCAGAATATCAGCAGGCACAAAGTTGATAATTCCACAAGGTCCGAATAAAATCTGGCAAAAAGTTATAATTCGCCAAAACATCAGAACTAAAAGGCTGTACAGGTTAACGGAAAAACATCCAGTGCTGGCACCGCAATCTGTACGGGTTCGGTTCAGAAGTATTGAAGATCAGACATTGCTGGAGAGGTGTGAAATAATATGATACCTGGAAAGATGAATTCACGGGAAATGAAAAGAATGATGGCACAGATGGGCATAAAATCAACTGATATGCCCGACGTCCGTACGGTTATACTCAAGGGGGCAGCAAAGGACTACATGATAAGTGATGCCCAGGTTATGGTCATAGAGGCACAGGGGCAGAAAACCTTCCAGATAATGGGTAACATGAAGGAGATTCCCAAGACGGAAAGTGCAGCACCCTCCGGGCCGGCATTCCCCGAAGAGGACATAAAGCTGGTTATGGAACAGGCGTCTGTTGTGAGAGAAAAGGCCATTGAAGCCCTGAAAAAGGCTGACGGAGAGCCGGCAAAGGCTATATTGGATCTGCTCCAGAAATGATTGATCTCAGGGAGATTCTGCTTCCAAATATCCCGGACGATAATGAGAAAAGAGAGATCAGCGAGATTGCTGAATCCCTCATTTCTGGCATAAGACAGATACTTGACAGGGATGGCATAAATGCCACTCCAGTACTTGTGGGGTCCACTGCAAAACACACAAACCTGAAGAATGCCGACATAGACATCTTTATTGTATTTGACAGGAAATTCAGTGAACGGCAGATGGAATCCATTGGCCTCAGGGTCGGTCACGAAGTGCTTCCTGATGGTATTGAAAGATATGCTGAACACCCATACGTTTCCGGCCATATCAGGGGGAGAAAGATTGACATCGTCCCATGCTTCAGAATTGAAAGCAACACCAGGATAATCAGTTCAGTAGACAGGACACCTCTCCATACGGAATATGTGCTCTCCCACCTGGATGAAAAAAGAAGAAATGATGTCCTTGCCCTGAAGCTTTTCATGAAATCAATAGGAGTTTACGGATCAGAAATCAGGGTTCAGGGCTTTTCAGGATACGTATGCGAGCTTCTGGTCATAAATCTCGGGAGCTTCCAGAAAGTGCTGGAGAGGTTTGCATCCCAGAAGGGGCGCCTGGTAATTCCAGACACAACTCCGCTGGTGGAAAAGTACCGTTCTCCTGTGGTCATCGAGGACCCAACAGATTCCTCAAGGAATGCCGCTGCAGCCATAAGTCTTGAGAATCTCTCCATCATGAAAATTGAGAGCAGGCTGTATCTGCACAGTCCCTCACCATCATTTTTCACAAAGCCCCAGCAGGACAAACCGCTTCCCTATATGGACCGGGGGACCTGCATAAGGATCGTCACACTTCCAAAACCTGATCTTGTGGATGACGTGATATACAGCCAGGCACAGAGGGCCAGGAAAATACTTGTAGAACACATTGTGGACATGGGCTTCCATTACATGGATTCTGAACTGTATGTGGGAAACACCATCGACATAATGATTGAGACCGAGACCGCAGTCCTTCCGGCTGTAACCAGGCGTATTGGCCCTCCCGTAGACACACCAAATTCCATGGCGTTCATAATGAAATGGAAGGACGGAAAATCTGTCAGAGGTCCGTATGTAAACGATGACAGGATCTGCGTTGACGCACCATCAGTCGTAAGGGATATAGAGACAGCGATTTCCTCAGCATTTTCCGGGGCAAACATTGGTAAGAACCTTGACCCGGTAAAGGGCGAAGCAAGAATCATTGATCCAGCCGTGACAGATGCGGCCTATATGGTTCTTGGCAAATTCTACTCAAGAAAGATACGTTTTTGAAAGTATCGAAGAATAATGGCAATATCCCTTCAGCGTCCTCCTGAAAATATCTCCATCAAGGTCACATCATCGGCATGGTTTACGATGTCCCGCCTGGTGACAGGCACTCCGTTCCTCAGGCATATGTAGCCTTCCTCCCTGAGATTAAGCTTCCGCAGCAGTTCCTCCACAGTGCAGGATTCCTCCAGTACTGTTTCGTATGTCTTCCTTCCCACAATCCTTACTGCCATACTCGCCCATAGCCCCGGGCAGATTCGAACTGCCGTCTACGGATCCAAAGTCCGGAATGCTTGGCCACTACACCACGGGGCTGTGTCACCATGAGATTTTTGAGGCTAATCTATTTTTTGCAGGGCCAGCTCCCACAAGGCTTGTTCTCGTGTGGAATAGCACAGGAGATTATGGGAAAAGCCTTTCCAGGCCATTAAAAAAGTCATGTGCTTTGTCCTGTAATACCCGGACAGGGCCGACCAATAATGAACTGTTGGGGAGTTCAGGACCTGAACAT
This genomic interval carries:
- a CDS encoding ATP-binding protein gives rise to the protein MFGNRIKTYSRFRLMIVDEIGYLPLTREESNLFFQFVSSRYEKRSTIYTSNKSFSEWGEILGDSVMASAVLDRILHHCTVINIKGESYRLKDRKKNSLPKARKE
- a CDS encoding nascent polypeptide-associated complex protein; the protein is MIPGKMNSREMKRMMAQMGIKSTDMPDVRTVILKGAAKDYMISDAQVMVIEAQGQKTFQIMGNMKEIPKTESAAPSGPAFPEEDIKLVMEQASVVREKAIEALKKADGEPAKAILDLLQK
- the cca gene encoding CCA tRNA nucleotidyltransferase, whose protein sequence is MIDLREILLPNIPDDNEKREISEIAESLISGIRQILDRDGINATPVLVGSTAKHTNLKNADIDIFIVFDRKFSERQMESIGLRVGHEVLPDGIERYAEHPYVSGHIRGRKIDIVPCFRIESNTRIISSVDRTPLHTEYVLSHLDEKRRNDVLALKLFMKSIGVYGSEIRVQGFSGYVCELLVINLGSFQKVLERFASQKGRLVIPDTTPLVEKYRSPVVIEDPTDSSRNAAAAISLENLSIMKIESRLYLHSPSPSFFTKPQQDKPLPYMDRGTCIRIVTLPKPDLVDDVIYSQAQRARKILVEHIVDMGFHYMDSELYVGNTIDIMIETETAVLPAVTRRIGPPVDTPNSMAFIMKWKDGKSVRGPYVNDDRICVDAPSVVRDIETAISSAFSGANIGKNLDPVKGEARIIDPAVTDAAYMVLGKFYSRKIRF
- a CDS encoding MoaD/ThiS family protein — encoded protein: MAVRIVGRKTYETVLEESCTVEELLRKLNLREEGYICLRNGVPVTRRDIVNHADDVTLMEIFSGGR